A DNA window from Nitrospirota bacterium contains the following coding sequences:
- a CDS encoding lytic transglycosylase domain-containing protein, with protein MSMTSIKRQAALKLATAVLAGIGSLTLSAPATRAEIYQYVARDGSIALTNVPVDPRYRRIDTAARLRHASMSERDLEPVIRRYSSQHRLHPALVRAVIKAESNFDPLAISRAGAIGLMQLMPQTALRLEVRDMYDPDDNVGGGTKYLRQLLDRFHGNLPLALAAYNAGENAVERYQALPPYNETRQYVRKVLQYYRAGLVRDGVILTRPVTRRGPAETTTPPAISGRLSR; from the coding sequence ATGAGCATGACTTCCATCAAACGACAGGCAGCCCTGAAGCTCGCCACAGCAGTACTCGCAGGGATCGGCTCACTGACCCTCTCCGCGCCGGCGACTAGGGCGGAGATTTATCAGTATGTCGCGCGCGACGGCTCCATTGCCCTGACCAATGTCCCGGTCGACCCCCGCTATCGAAGGATCGATACGGCAGCTCGATTGCGTCATGCCTCCATGTCCGAGCGAGACCTTGAACCGGTCATTCGCCGCTATTCATCGCAACACCGGCTCCACCCCGCATTGGTCCGAGCCGTCATCAAGGCTGAGTCGAATTTCGATCCCTTGGCCATCTCTCGCGCAGGCGCGATCGGCCTGATGCAGTTGATGCCGCAGACGGCGCTCCGCCTCGAAGTGCGGGACATGTATGACCCGGATGATAATGTGGGGGGAGGCACGAAGTATCTACGTCAGCTGCTGGACCGGTTCCATGGAAATTTACCGTTGGCCCTGGCGGCCTACAATGCGGGAGAAAACGCGGTCGAACGCTATCAGGCGCTCCCTCCGTACAATGAAACCAGACAATATGTCCGGAAAGTGCTCCAATATTACCGCGCGGGCCTGGTCCGCGATGGCGTGATCCTGACACGCCCGGTCACCCGACGCGGCCCCGCAGAGACAACAACGCCCCCCGCGATTTCCGGACGGCTTTCCCGCTAA
- the nadB gene encoding L-aspartate oxidase, protein MATRRSRVPLQADFLVIGSGVAGLRAALELSRSGRVMVLTKGHPLQSSSIHAQGGVAVAMSEEDDVAIHLTDTIKAGHGLCRKEAVRVLVEEGPERIQELIGWGAKFDKIGGKFAFAREAAHSRSRILRARGDATGNEMVRVLIAEVNRQKQIQRLDHHFTVDLVVENGRCCGAAVLDEASGRQFVLPARAIVLTTGGAGQIYARTTNPPNATGDGMAMALRAGAVLQDMEFVQFHPTALYLPSSPPFLLSEAMRGEGAQLRNNKGALFMQRYHPMGALAPRDIVSRAILAEMAATKARHVYLDVTHLGAEFVKRRFPTIYATCLRYDIDITEEWIPVSPSAHYMMGGVWTDLNGATTVPGLFAAGEVACSGVHGANRLASNSLLEGLVFGARAAAAAVVFAEGQEIPKLTAQDAALRAGPFGILEDEEKLRSSLRRTMWGQVGVIRSGESLVRACAQLSRWAQLVAQPFATRAALEVKNMVQVAQCVAEAALWRENSVGAHYRSDFPEAKRAGWQQHSRLSSGDVVSGKAVRKSRGALLSLRGRVG, encoded by the coding sequence ATGGCCACTCGTCGATCCCGTGTGCCGCTGCAGGCCGATTTCCTGGTCATCGGGAGCGGTGTCGCCGGTCTCCGCGCGGCGTTGGAGCTGAGCCGCTCCGGCCGTGTCATGGTGCTGACGAAGGGACATCCGCTTCAGAGTAGTTCGATCCATGCGCAGGGCGGGGTGGCGGTGGCGATGAGTGAAGAAGACGATGTGGCCATTCATTTGACCGACACGATCAAAGCGGGGCATGGGCTCTGCCGGAAAGAGGCGGTGCGGGTGCTGGTCGAAGAAGGGCCCGAGCGGATTCAGGAGTTGATCGGGTGGGGGGCCAAGTTCGACAAGATCGGCGGCAAGTTCGCGTTTGCCAGGGAGGCGGCCCATAGCCGGAGCCGCATTCTGCGCGCACGGGGCGATGCGACGGGGAACGAGATGGTGCGCGTCTTGATTGCCGAAGTGAATCGGCAGAAGCAGATTCAGCGGTTGGATCATCACTTTACCGTGGATCTCGTCGTCGAGAACGGGCGGTGTTGCGGGGCTGCGGTGCTGGATGAAGCGTCCGGCCGCCAGTTTGTGTTGCCGGCTCGCGCGATCGTGCTGACGACTGGCGGCGCCGGCCAGATCTACGCGCGGACGACGAATCCCCCGAATGCCACCGGTGACGGGATGGCCATGGCGCTGCGTGCGGGGGCGGTGCTGCAAGATATGGAGTTCGTACAGTTCCATCCCACGGCGTTATATCTGCCGTCGAGTCCGCCGTTCCTGTTGTCGGAAGCGATGCGCGGCGAAGGAGCGCAGCTGCGCAACAATAAGGGCGCGTTATTCATGCAGCGCTACCATCCGATGGGGGCGTTGGCGCCGAGAGACATCGTGTCGCGGGCGATCCTGGCGGAGATGGCGGCCACGAAAGCGCGTCACGTCTATCTTGACGTGACCCACTTGGGTGCGGAGTTCGTGAAGCGGCGGTTCCCGACGATTTATGCGACCTGCTTGCGCTACGACATCGATATCACCGAGGAGTGGATCCCGGTGTCTCCGAGCGCGCATTACATGATGGGTGGAGTCTGGACCGACTTGAACGGCGCGACGACGGTTCCGGGGCTCTTCGCCGCCGGAGAGGTGGCCTGCAGCGGAGTGCATGGCGCGAACCGTCTGGCGAGCAATTCCTTGCTCGAAGGATTAGTGTTTGGCGCGCGCGCGGCGGCGGCAGCTGTGGTGTTTGCCGAGGGGCAGGAGATCCCCAAGCTGACGGCGCAAGACGCGGCGCTCCGGGCTGGCCCATTCGGCATATTAGAAGATGAGGAAAAGTTGCGCAGCTCGCTCCGGCGCACGATGTGGGGCCAGGTCGGCGTCATTCGTTCGGGCGAGTCGCTCGTTCGGGCCTGCGCGCAACTCTCCCGCTGGGCGCAACTCGTGGCCCAGCCGTTTGCAACCAGAGCGGCGCTGGAAGTGAAGAACATGGTGCAGGTGGCGCAATGCGTCGCGGAAGCGGCGCTCTGGCGGGAGAATAGCGTCGGGGCCCATTACCGGTCGGACTTTCCGGAGGCCAAGCGGGCTGGCTGGCAGCAACACAGCCGCCTCTCGAGTGGGGACGTGGTTAGCGGGAAAGCCGTCCGGAAATCGCGGGGGGCGTTGTTGTCTCTGCGGGGCCGCGTCGGGTGA
- a CDS encoding glucosidase, giving the protein MPRSRRTGPSKNPATPPPLAAEEQRLEEDARRKEHWKRWGPYLSERAWGTVREDYSATGTAWESFPHDHARSRAYRWNEDGLAGISDRHQYICFAIALWNGRDPILKERLFGLTGNEGNHGEDVKDYYFYLDSTPTHSYMKYLYKYPQAEFPYAKLVEETRRRGRPDTEYELIDTGVFDEDRYFDVTVEYAKATPEDLSIRIQVVNRGPDPAELTLLPTLWFRNTWSWGLDARRPRMREGAAAKGMSVIELEHEYYGKRRLWCDRQPTLLFTENETNTSRLYGDEEGGRYVKDSFHDYVVQGDIGAVNPAKIGSKAAAHYTFTLAPGASDTIHLRLTNDTSTKGPTRKSFDATFTQRIQEANEFYDRLAPSNLSDDARRVQRQAFAGLLWSKQFYHYDMSRWLKGDPMGPEPPRERLHGRNADWSHLYNADVISMPDKWEYPWYAAWDLAFHCIPLALVDATFAKEQLILILREWYMHPNGQIPAYEWAFGDVNPPVHAWAAWRVYKIEKKRKGTGDRVFLERVFQKLLLNFTWWVNRKDAEGKNIFQGGFLGLDNIGVFDRGAPLPTGGHIEQSDATSWMGMYCLNMLSMALELARENRAYEDVASKFFEHFVYICRAMNNIGGEKIELWNREDGFFYDVLHLPNGETFPLKVRSLVGLIPLFAVETLDFELIDQLPRFKHRMQWFIENRPDFSSHVETQTHDGGVRRFLSLVSRDRLKSVLGYMLDENEFLSPYGIRALSRYHKEHPYVLSALGTDYRVDYEPAESSTGNFGGNSNWRGPIWFPVNYLLIESLQKFHYFLGDEYKVEYPTGSGRSIPLNEVAAELSRRLTHIFLRDHTGRRPVFGDTTKFQKDPLWRDAIPFYEYFHGDNGTGLGASHQTGWTGLVAKLIQQSGE; this is encoded by the coding sequence ATGCCACGTTCGCGCCGAACCGGCCCATCAAAAAACCCGGCCACTCCACCACCGCTTGCCGCGGAAGAGCAGCGCCTTGAAGAAGACGCCCGCCGGAAGGAACATTGGAAACGCTGGGGGCCCTATCTCAGTGAACGGGCCTGGGGGACTGTCCGTGAAGACTACAGCGCCACTGGGACCGCCTGGGAATCGTTTCCCCACGACCATGCTCGCTCGCGCGCCTATCGATGGAATGAGGATGGACTGGCGGGCATCTCCGATCGCCACCAATACATCTGCTTCGCCATCGCCCTCTGGAACGGACGAGATCCCATTTTGAAGGAACGGCTCTTCGGCCTCACGGGCAACGAAGGGAACCACGGCGAAGACGTCAAAGACTATTACTTCTATCTCGATTCGACACCGACTCACTCCTACATGAAGTATCTCTACAAGTACCCGCAGGCGGAGTTTCCCTACGCGAAGCTCGTGGAAGAAACTCGTCGACGCGGCCGGCCTGACACGGAGTATGAACTGATCGACACCGGCGTCTTCGATGAAGATCGCTACTTCGACGTCACCGTGGAATATGCCAAGGCCACCCCGGAAGATCTCTCCATTCGCATCCAGGTCGTCAACCGTGGTCCCGATCCCGCTGAGCTGACGCTCCTGCCCACGCTCTGGTTTCGCAACACCTGGTCTTGGGGTCTCGACGCAAGGCGGCCGCGCATGCGGGAAGGAGCCGCAGCCAAGGGCATGAGCGTCATCGAGCTGGAACACGAGTACTATGGCAAGCGACGCCTCTGGTGCGATCGCCAACCGACACTGCTATTCACGGAGAACGAGACGAACACCAGCCGGCTCTATGGCGACGAAGAGGGAGGCCGGTATGTGAAAGACAGCTTTCACGACTATGTGGTGCAGGGAGACATCGGGGCAGTCAATCCAGCCAAAATCGGCTCGAAAGCCGCAGCCCACTACACCTTCACCTTGGCGCCTGGCGCATCAGACACCATCCACCTTCGCTTGACGAACGACACAAGCACCAAGGGCCCCACGCGTAAGTCCTTCGATGCAACCTTCACGCAACGGATTCAGGAAGCCAACGAGTTCTACGACCGCCTCGCGCCGAGCAATCTCTCAGACGATGCACGCCGCGTGCAGCGCCAAGCCTTCGCCGGCCTGCTCTGGAGCAAGCAGTTCTACCACTACGACATGTCACGCTGGCTCAAAGGCGACCCGATGGGGCCGGAACCGCCGCGCGAACGACTCCACGGCCGTAACGCGGACTGGTCACACCTCTACAATGCCGACGTCATTTCGATGCCGGACAAGTGGGAATATCCCTGGTATGCCGCCTGGGACCTGGCGTTTCATTGCATCCCCCTGGCCTTAGTCGACGCGACCTTCGCCAAAGAACAACTGATCCTCATTCTCCGCGAATGGTATATGCATCCGAACGGTCAGATCCCGGCCTATGAGTGGGCCTTCGGCGACGTCAACCCTCCGGTCCACGCCTGGGCGGCCTGGCGGGTCTACAAAATCGAAAAGAAGCGCAAAGGGACGGGAGACCGGGTCTTCCTTGAGCGGGTATTCCAAAAGCTGCTCTTGAATTTCACCTGGTGGGTAAACCGTAAAGATGCCGAAGGGAAAAACATTTTCCAGGGCGGATTCCTGGGCCTCGACAACATCGGCGTCTTCGACCGCGGCGCGCCGTTGCCCACCGGCGGCCACATCGAACAATCGGATGCGACAAGCTGGATGGGCATGTATTGCCTCAACATGCTCTCGATGGCGCTGGAGCTGGCCCGCGAGAACCGGGCCTACGAGGACGTGGCCAGCAAATTCTTCGAGCACTTCGTCTACATCTGCCGCGCCATGAACAATATCGGCGGTGAAAAGATCGAGCTCTGGAACCGGGAAGACGGGTTCTTCTACGACGTGCTCCATCTTCCCAACGGGGAGACCTTCCCCTTGAAAGTCCGCTCGCTGGTCGGGCTGATCCCGCTCTTTGCCGTCGAGACCTTGGATTTCGAGCTCATCGATCAGCTGCCGCGGTTCAAACACCGAATGCAGTGGTTCATTGAAAACCGTCCCGACTTCAGCTCGCACGTGGAAACCCAAACCCATGACGGCGGAGTCCGGCGCTTCCTCTCGCTGGTGAGCCGCGACCGGCTGAAATCCGTCCTGGGGTATATGCTGGACGAAAATGAATTCCTGTCTCCCTACGGCATTCGCGCCCTCTCGCGCTACCACAAGGAGCACCCCTACGTCCTGTCGGCGCTGGGCACGGACTATCGAGTCGACTATGAACCGGCCGAGTCGAGCACGGGAAATTTCGGCGGCAACTCCAACTGGCGCGGCCCGATCTGGTTCCCCGTCAACTATCTGCTGATCGAATCACTCCAGAAGTTCCATTACTTCCTGGGTGACGAATACAAGGTTGAATACCCGACCGGATCCGGACGCTCGATCCCCTTGAACGAAGTCGCCGCAGAATTGTCACGGAGGCTCACCCACATTTTTCTCCGCGACCATACCGGACGGCGCCCCGTTTTCGGCGACACCACCAAGTTCCAGAAAGATCCCCTCTGGCGAGA
- a CDS encoding AURKAIP1/COX24 domain-containing protein has product MSSVLKKRRKKMRKHKYKKLRRRQKFERRKS; this is encoded by the coding sequence ATGTCCAGTGTTTTGAAAAAACGCCGTAAGAAAATGCGCAAGCACAAGTATAAGAAGTTGCGCCGGCGTCAAAAATTCGAACGTCGTAAGAGCTAG
- a CDS encoding ABC transporter ATP-binding protein, with protein MSTFSRFLPFLKPYLSRMTLAGLLVMGVAAINLALLRLAGILWDVITVQRDQSRMTELITLFLGLVALQGICSMGHSYLTAWVSQRIVADFRRHLFSHLHTLSVSFFARRRTGELLSRLMNDVTVIQSVVTETPIDSVKHLVTFVGGIAFLLAMNWRLCLLILVLLPLLVLAAKFFGRRLKFLSTSIQDHTAALSTLIEEVISGIRIVKSFVQTQREETRFAAQVEQTLTLTMRRAGIMAVFIPVISLLTFSSAAAVLWYGGRQVIDGAVSPGDLFAFVLFAGILIGPFSSAARVFTQIKEAQGATQRVFEILDTPSDVSDSPTATTLPTVSGHIRAEHVGFAYDPRQPVLTDVSFEAKPGELVAIVGPTGAGKTTMMNLLHRFYDPTEGRITIDGQDLRQVTMDSWYRQVALVPQETILFGGTILDNIRYGNREATEEEVIAASRAAHAHDFIMGFPDQYQTVVGEKGINVSGGQRQRIAIARAIVKNPRILLLDEATSALDSESERLVQEALEQLMKGRTTFVIAHRLTTIQRADRILVFSKGCLVESGTHAELLDKKGLYQYLYTLRLTELSS; from the coding sequence ATGTCCACTTTCTCACGATTTCTCCCGTTCCTGAAGCCCTACCTGTCCCGCATGACGCTCGCGGGTCTGCTGGTCATGGGGGTCGCCGCCATCAACCTGGCCCTGCTGCGGTTGGCCGGCATCCTGTGGGACGTCATTACCGTGCAGCGCGATCAGTCCCGCATGACGGAGCTAATCACCCTCTTTCTCGGGCTCGTCGCCTTACAGGGAATCTGTTCGATGGGCCACAGCTATCTGACGGCCTGGGTGTCGCAACGCATCGTCGCCGACTTTCGCCGACATCTCTTTTCTCACCTGCATACGCTCTCGGTGAGCTTCTTTGCCCGCCGACGCACCGGCGAACTCCTTTCACGGCTCATGAACGATGTGACGGTCATCCAGTCCGTCGTCACCGAAACGCCAATCGATAGCGTCAAACATCTTGTGACCTTCGTCGGGGGGATCGCGTTCTTACTGGCGATGAATTGGCGACTCTGCCTCTTGATCCTGGTCCTGCTCCCCCTGCTCGTCCTCGCGGCGAAATTCTTCGGGCGGCGGCTGAAGTTCCTCTCGACCTCGATTCAAGATCACACCGCAGCCCTGAGCACCCTGATCGAAGAAGTGATCTCCGGCATCCGTATCGTGAAGTCCTTCGTCCAGACACAGCGCGAAGAGACTCGGTTTGCCGCGCAAGTCGAACAGACCCTGACATTAACGATGCGACGGGCCGGCATCATGGCGGTGTTTATTCCCGTCATCAGCCTCCTCACCTTCTCCTCGGCGGCGGCAGTCTTGTGGTACGGGGGACGCCAGGTCATCGACGGAGCCGTGTCGCCGGGCGACCTCTTCGCCTTCGTCCTCTTTGCCGGCATCCTGATCGGCCCCTTCAGCTCCGCTGCCCGCGTGTTCACGCAGATCAAGGAAGCCCAAGGCGCAACCCAACGGGTGTTCGAAATTCTGGACACCCCCTCCGACGTGAGCGACTCCCCCACGGCCACGACACTGCCCACCGTCTCGGGCCATATCAGGGCGGAACACGTCGGCTTTGCCTACGATCCGCGCCAACCGGTCTTGACGGATGTGTCCTTCGAAGCCAAGCCTGGCGAACTGGTCGCCATCGTCGGCCCCACCGGCGCGGGGAAAACGACCATGATGAACCTACTCCATCGCTTCTACGATCCGACAGAGGGACGCATCACCATCGACGGCCAGGATCTCCGCCAGGTCACGATGGACAGTTGGTATCGGCAGGTCGCCCTGGTCCCGCAAGAAACGATCTTGTTCGGGGGCACGATTCTCGACAATATCCGCTACGGAAACAGGGAGGCGACGGAAGAGGAAGTGATCGCAGCAAGCCGTGCGGCCCATGCCCACGATTTCATCATGGGCTTCCCGGACCAATATCAAACCGTCGTGGGAGAAAAAGGAATCAATGTGTCGGGCGGACAGCGGCAGCGCATCGCCATCGCCAGGGCCATTGTGAAGAACCCGCGGATCTTGTTATTAGATGAAGCCACGTCCGCTCTCGATAGCGAGTCGGAGCGACTCGTCCAGGAAGCGTTGGAACAGCTCATGAAGGGCCGCACAACCTTTGTGATCGCCCACCGATTGACGACCATCCAACGGGCTGACCGCATCCTCGTCTTCAGCAAAGGGTGCCTCGTGGAATCCGGCACCCATGCCGAACTGCTCGACAAAAAAGGGCTCTACCAGTACCTCTACACCCTTCGGCTCACCGAGCTCTCCTCGTAA